A region from the Desulfobaccales bacterium genome encodes:
- a CDS encoding response regulator — protein MTRIVKKSPLTILLVEDDPLIRDLCRELLEHLGYRVETAGDGTEALNKYKRLEQVDLVVLDYYLPDKNGRQVLKDFKALDARARVLMASGFFSFQEAAALKDEGALGLIYKPYRLTDLERRIQAVLKGRSGF, from the coding sequence ATGACCAGAATAGTAAAAAAGTCACCGCTTACGATCCTGCTGGTGGAAGACGATCCCTTGATTCGGGATCTATGCCGGGAACTGCTGGAACACCTGGGATACCGGGTGGAGACCGCGGGGGACGGCACTGAAGCCCTGAACAAGTACAAAAGACTGGAGCAGGTTGACCTGGTGGTTTTGGATTATTACCTGCCGGACAAGAATGGCCGCCAGGTTCTCAAGGATTTCAAGGCCCTGGACGCCAGGGCCCGGGTGCTGATGGCGTCGGGATTCTTTTCTTTTCAGGAGGCTGCGGCGCTCAAGGATGAAGGCGCCCTGGGGTTGATTTATAAGCCGTACCGGTTGACTGATCTGGAGCGCCGGATTCAGGCGGTGTTGAAGGGCCGGTCGGGGTTTTAG
- a CDS encoding cytochrome c biogenesis protein ResB, translating to MSASRIHSKPKSWLWGTLTSIRLTVFVLLILAAVAVIGTVVPQNQPPSQYVGRFGEAWGELLWRGGFTNVYFSPWFLAPIVLLALNILACIVHGLPQAVRRAVRPLTRESALALPERGQVTWPANVDPHARITEVLHRELGHCRRETFQDQEVYLLERGRWRPLGPYLIHVALLLILAGGLIGKFWGVDGQLSIDQGEVASAFQVGPRTEKPLNFQVRLDNFQVSYYEPGGTPKEFRSDLTFFKNGREGFRATCRVNEPVSFGGLTFYQSSYGTEATGPIRLSVQMGEQRQTIEAPLRQPVELPGDRGKVIAVRVDGNFQGYGPAVLMAYSPGGGHPQVFWALKDHPELGEQPGPYRFTVESVPLRYYSVFQVKHDPGVWWVYAGFLLFLPGLYLAFFRPTERWALVLAKTPKRRWQARLLGASPRQREEFAARQERLLMELKRGTPS from the coding sequence ATGTCTGCCAGCCGAATTCATTCTAAACCCAAGTCATGGCTATGGGGGACCTTAACCTCCATCCGCCTGACCGTCTTTGTCCTGCTGATCCTGGCCGCGGTGGCGGTCATCGGTACCGTGGTGCCCCAGAACCAGCCTCCGAGCCAGTACGTGGGCCGGTTTGGAGAAGCCTGGGGAGAATTGCTTTGGCGGGGCGGCTTTACCAACGTCTACTTCAGCCCCTGGTTTCTGGCGCCCATCGTCCTGTTGGCGCTCAATATCCTGGCCTGCATAGTCCACGGCCTGCCCCAGGCGGTGAGACGCGCGGTGCGCCCGCTCACCCGAGAGTCAGCCCTGGCTTTGCCCGAACGGGGCCAGGTTACCTGGCCGGCGAACGTCGACCCCCATGCAAGGATCACGGAGGTCCTGCACCGGGAGTTGGGCCACTGCCGCCGGGAAACTTTCCAGGATCAAGAGGTTTATCTCCTGGAGCGGGGCCGCTGGCGTCCGTTGGGCCCTTACCTGATCCATGTGGCCCTGCTATTGATTCTGGCGGGGGGGCTGATCGGCAAATTCTGGGGAGTGGACGGCCAGTTGTCCATAGACCAGGGGGAAGTGGCCAGCGCCTTTCAGGTGGGACCCCGGACGGAGAAGCCGCTTAACTTCCAGGTGCGCCTGGACAACTTCCAGGTTTCCTATTATGAACCGGGAGGGACCCCCAAGGAATTTCGCTCAGATCTGACCTTTTTTAAAAATGGCCGGGAGGGTTTCCGGGCTACTTGCCGGGTCAATGAGCCCGTGAGCTTCGGAGGCTTAACTTTCTATCAGTCCTCTTATGGTACTGAAGCCACCGGCCCCATCCGCCTGAGCGTGCAAATGGGGGAGCAACGCCAAACCATCGAGGCGCCCCTGCGCCAGCCGGTGGAGTTGCCCGGGGACCGGGGCAAGGTCATCGCGGTCCGGGTGGACGGCAACTTTCAGGGCTACGGCCCGGCGGTGCTTATGGCTTATAGTCCCGGCGGCGGTCATCCTCAGGTATTTTGGGCACTCAAAGACCATCCCGAGTTGGGCGAGCAACCCGGCCCCTATCGGTTCACCGTAGAGTCCGTCCCTTTGAGGTATTATTCGGTTTTCCAGGTCAAGCATGATCCCGGGGTCTGGTGGGTGTACGCCGGCTTTCTCTTGTTTCTGCCCGGGCTGTATCTGGCCTTTTTCCGGCCAACGGAGCGCTGGGCCCTGGTCTTGGCTAAAACCCCTAAAAGGCGATGGCAAGCGCGCCTGCTGGGGGCCAGTCCCCGCCAGCGAGAAGAATTCGCCGCCCGCCAGGAACGGCTCCTTATGGAGTTGAAGCGAGGGACTCCGTCATGA
- a CDS encoding response regulator transcription factor has product MPKEHILVVEDEEDILELLRYNLTKEGYRVTGVLSGEEGMRTARSQPPDLIILDLMLPGIDGLTICRELKMDAKTRDLPIIILTAKGEEADIVAGLELGADDYVTKPFSPRVLLARLRAVLRRRQAEPTVEADSLELHELAIHPGRHEVLVQGRPVDLTSTEFRLLAFLARRPGWVFTRSQIVQGVQGEDYSVSERAVDVQIVGLRKKLGAAGKYVETVRGVGYRFKE; this is encoded by the coding sequence ATGCCCAAAGAGCACATCCTGGTGGTGGAGGATGAGGAAGACATCCTGGAGTTGTTGCGCTACAACCTGACGAAGGAAGGGTACCGGGTGACCGGAGTGCTCTCCGGCGAGGAGGGCATGCGCACCGCCCGATCCCAGCCGCCGGACCTCATCATCCTGGACCTGATGTTGCCGGGGATCGATGGGCTGACGATCTGCCGGGAACTCAAGATGGACGCCAAGACCCGGGATCTCCCCATCATCATCCTCACCGCCAAAGGCGAAGAGGCCGACATCGTAGCGGGCCTGGAGTTGGGCGCCGACGACTACGTCACCAAACCCTTCAGCCCCCGGGTGCTGCTGGCCCGGCTCCGGGCCGTGCTCCGCCGCCGCCAGGCGGAACCCACGGTGGAAGCCGATAGCCTCGAACTCCACGAACTGGCCATCCACCCCGGCCGCCATGAAGTCCTGGTCCAGGGCCGGCCCGTGGACCTGACCTCCACCGAGTTCCGTCTCCTCGCCTTCCTGGCCCGGCGGCCCGGCTGGGTCTTTACCCGGTCCCAGATCGTCCAGGGGGTCCAGGGCGAAGACTATTCCGTGTCCGAGCGGGCCGTGGACGTTCAGATCGTGGGCCTGCGCAAAAAACTGGGCGCCGCCGGCAAATACGTCGAGACGGTGCGGGGCGTGGGCTACCGCTTCAAAGAATAA
- a CDS encoding universal stress protein yields the protein MKQVQKILFPIDFASHFESLVPWVSTLAEKFGATVYVLFVTQDLSNFSTFFVPHGNIQSFQEEAVNSAKKKMAGTAQEFFKGFPKLETRVDVGSPAEKILELAKKEKIDMIIMGAHGRKGLDRAIFGSVADKVVASAPCPVLTIHP from the coding sequence ATGAAACAGGTTCAAAAAATTCTCTTTCCCATTGATTTTGCCTCGCATTTTGAAAGCTTAGTGCCCTGGGTCTCCACCCTTGCGGAAAAATTTGGCGCCACCGTGTATGTCCTGTTTGTCACGCAGGATCTGTCGAATTTCTCCACTTTTTTCGTGCCCCACGGCAACATCCAGAGTTTTCAGGAAGAGGCGGTAAACTCGGCCAAAAAGAAAATGGCTGGCACCGCGCAGGAATTCTTTAAAGGGTTTCCCAAGCTGGAAACCCGGGTGGACGTGGGCTCCCCCGCGGAAAAAATCCTGGAGTTGGCCAAGAAAGAAAAGATCGATATGATCATCATGGGCGCCCATGGCCGCAAAGGGTTGGACCGGGCCATTTTCGGCAGTGTGGCCGACAAAGTGGTGGCAAGCGCCCCCTGCCCGGTGCTCACCATCCATCCCTAA
- a CDS encoding LD-carboxypeptidase translates to MDSNSLPLFHWPPPVLPGDLVAVAAPASQVSRAPWEAGMRILRDWGFQVRCGPEVLEPRQYGVATDKLVARRFEELWLDPEVKAVIGVRGGYGSLKVLPYLNLAALKTAPKRLVGFSDLTNLLWDLHRRLKLVTFHGPVVAQLPELTTAARENFYAWLTAMGPQAITYKNLTVLHPGAAVGPLAGGNLTTLCHLVGTPYAPQFNGYLVFLEDHSEALYRLDRMLHHLLLAGVLDGVRGVVLGAFSNCGSQDGLLEVFTTALASLKVPVLADFPVGHQPDNHTLPLGARARLDADSASLILLA, encoded by the coding sequence TTGGACAGCAACTCGCTTCCGCTTTTCCATTGGCCTCCCCCGGTGCTCCCCGGGGACCTGGTGGCCGTGGCGGCCCCGGCCAGCCAGGTCAGCCGGGCTCCCTGGGAAGCCGGGATGCGGATCCTCCGGGATTGGGGCTTTCAGGTGCGCTGCGGTCCGGAGGTTTTAGAACCCCGCCAATATGGGGTGGCTACCGATAAGTTGGTGGCCCGGCGTTTTGAGGAACTCTGGCTGGACCCGGAAGTCAAGGCCGTCATCGGGGTCAGAGGAGGCTATGGCTCCCTCAAGGTGCTGCCATACCTGAATCTTGCCGCGCTTAAGACTGCCCCCAAGCGGCTGGTAGGTTTCAGCGACCTCACCAATCTCCTCTGGGACCTGCACCGGCGTTTGAAGCTGGTGACCTTTCACGGCCCCGTGGTGGCCCAGCTCCCCGAGCTGACCACCGCGGCCCGTGAAAATTTCTATGCCTGGCTTACAGCGATGGGTCCGCAAGCCATAACCTACAAAAACCTTACCGTGCTCCACCCCGGCGCAGCCGTTGGTCCCCTGGCCGGCGGCAACCTTACCACCCTGTGCCACCTGGTGGGTACCCCCTACGCTCCGCAATTTAACGGTTACCTGGTCTTTCTGGAAGACCATAGCGAAGCCCTGTACCGCCTGGACCGCATGCTCCACCACCTGCTCCTGGCCGGGGTCCTGGACGGCGTCCGGGGAGTAGTGTTAGGGGCCTTTAGCAACTGCGGCTCCCAAGACGGCCTCCTGGAGGTCTTCACCACGGCCCTGGCGTCCCTTAAGGTGCCGGTGCTGGCGGACTTCCCGGTGGGCCACCAGCCGGATAACCACACCCTGCCTTTAGGGGCTCGGGCGCGCCTGGATGCCGACTCCGCCTCCTTGATTCTCCTGGCCTAA
- a CDS encoding PAS domain S-box protein, which produces MAAADFQDWLCRRIVTESRDAIIFADREGRIRLWNAGAEAMFGYQAAEVLGHDLAVIIPEKLRDRHNQGYRRVMATGVSRYATELLAVPGLKQNGSRISLEFTITLIKDDQGAVLGAAALIRDVTTRWQRDQELKRRLAELEATGTRELGNEPFMGHWRNQNHENVAPPPSAAPGCRKRKHTLHRLKTCATKP; this is translated from the coding sequence ATGGCTGCTGCGGATTTTCAGGACTGGCTCTGCCGCCGTATCGTTACCGAGAGCCGGGACGCCATCATCTTTGCCGACCGCGAGGGCCGCATTCGCCTCTGGAATGCCGGGGCCGAGGCTATGTTCGGCTACCAGGCCGCCGAGGTACTAGGCCACGATTTGGCGGTGATCATCCCCGAGAAGCTGCGGGACCGGCATAACCAGGGCTACCGCCGGGTCATGGCCACGGGTGTCAGCCGCTACGCCACGGAACTCCTGGCAGTGCCGGGCCTCAAGCAAAACGGCAGCCGGATATCCCTGGAGTTCACCATCACCCTGATTAAAGACGACCAGGGTGCGGTCCTGGGGGCCGCGGCCCTCATCCGGGACGTCACCACTCGCTGGCAGCGGGACCAGGAATTAAAAAGACGCCTGGCTGAGTTGGAGGCCACGGGGACAAGGGAGCTCGGGAACGAGCCATTCATGGGCCATTGGCGCAACCAAAACCATGAAAATGTAGCGCCGCCGCCCTCGGCGGCACCGGGTTGCCGCAAGCGAAAGCACACGCTGCACAGGTTGAAAACCTGTGCCACCAAACCTTAA
- the ccsA gene encoding cytochrome c biogenesis protein CcsA, translating into MISQIFGLVMLVYLLVAILFLMEELWSSSRLQAAGRNVLWLGLGIQTVGLIGRWIENYQLALEHSPTAALAEKLRLITLHAPLSNFYESLIFFAWCLPVLSLLAFRRYLKGYLGALIAVLSTLLLAYASFGVDSHIKPLMPALKSNWLLVHVVTCFLGYAAFALAFGSAILYLIQERRPRPALPPLPALDSLIYRTTVLGFLLLTLGIVTGAVWAETAWGRYWSWDPKETWSLITWFIYAALLHARLLKGWQGHRIAWLAVLGFMAVLFTYFGVSFLLTGLHSYLT; encoded by the coding sequence ATGATCAGCCAGATCTTCGGCCTCGTCATGCTGGTCTATTTATTGGTGGCTATCCTGTTTCTGATGGAGGAGTTGTGGTCGTCGTCCCGCTTGCAAGCCGCGGGCCGGAACGTGCTCTGGCTGGGGCTGGGAATCCAGACCGTTGGCCTCATCGGCCGCTGGATCGAAAACTACCAACTGGCGCTGGAACATTCCCCGACGGCAGCTTTAGCCGAAAAACTGCGGCTTATCACCCTGCACGCCCCGTTGTCTAATTTCTATGAGTCCCTGATCTTCTTTGCCTGGTGTCTGCCGGTGTTGAGCCTGCTGGCCTTCCGGCGCTACCTCAAGGGCTACCTGGGTGCCCTGATCGCCGTGCTCTCCACTCTCCTTTTGGCCTATGCCTCTTTCGGGGTAGACAGCCACATCAAACCCCTGATGCCTGCCTTAAAGAGCAACTGGCTGCTCGTCCATGTGGTGACCTGCTTTTTGGGCTACGCCGCCTTTGCTCTGGCCTTCGGGAGCGCCATCCTTTATTTGATCCAGGAGCGGCGGCCCCGGCCTGCTCTGCCGCCTTTGCCCGCTCTGGACAGCCTTATCTACCGCACCACCGTATTGGGATTTCTGCTGCTGACCCTGGGAATTGTCACCGGTGCGGTGTGGGCGGAAACCGCCTGGGGGCGCTACTGGAGTTGGGACCCCAAGGAGACCTGGTCGCTGATCACCTGGTTTATTTATGCGGCCTTACTCCATGCCAGGCTCCTGAAGGGCTGGCAGGGACACCGCATCGCCTGGCTGGCGGTGCTGGGGTTTATGGCGGTATTGTTCACCTACTTCGGCGTCAGCTTCCTGCTTACCGGTCTGCACTCCTACCTGACCTGA
- a CDS encoding glycine cleavage system protein H encodes MSTIGEMRFSPDHVWVRMDDDTQATIGLTDYLQEKLGEIYGLRLPEEGEEFIKDEPFSMIEAKNGRRELKAPISGEVVEVNYEAAEVPEIINEDPLTEGWLVRVEMTSGQEFDELLTEEEYEDHLSEEEDLEED; translated from the coding sequence GTGAGTACCATCGGTGAGATGCGCTTTAGTCCGGACCATGTCTGGGTCCGGATGGATGATGACACGCAGGCGACCATCGGCCTGACGGATTACCTCCAGGAGAAATTGGGGGAGATCTATGGGTTGCGGCTGCCCGAGGAAGGCGAGGAGTTCATCAAGGATGAGCCCTTCAGCATGATCGAAGCCAAGAATGGGCGCCGGGAGTTGAAGGCCCCGATCTCCGGCGAGGTTGTCGAGGTTAACTACGAAGCGGCGGAAGTGCCGGAAATCATCAATGAGGACCCGCTCACGGAGGGTTGGTTGGTTAGAGTGGAGATGACTTCCGGTCAGGAATTCGATGAGTTGCTCACCGAAGAGGAATACGAGGATCACTTGAGCGAAGAAGAAGATCTGGAAGAAGACTGA
- a CDS encoding HAD-IA family hydrolase: protein MHLFNKDFFHNINLLLKPKLLLPSYEINDINTLYDLLPNLKNVRGIIFDVDQTLIGFNRNTIDKNTEMIIHYFSSKYKCCFLSNYPNQTYADIRLRNIERQIGIPMIRSKYKKPDPLAFKEALYALGTNVNNTVVIGDRILTDIIGANNIGMISILVKPINWKLDPVLMVTIPRIFEQILVKIIKYFVNINKNEIK from the coding sequence ATGCATTTATTCAATAAAGATTTTTTTCATAATATAAATTTGTTATTAAAACCGAAGCTTCTTCTGCCTTCGTATGAGATTAATGATATTAATACGTTGTATGATTTGCTTCCCAATCTTAAGAATGTTCGTGGGATAATATTTGATGTAGATCAAACTCTTATTGGTTTTAATAGAAATACGATTGATAAGAATACTGAAATGATCATACATTATTTTAGTTCAAAGTATAAATGTTGCTTTTTATCTAATTATCCAAATCAGACATATGCAGATATTCGGCTCAGAAATATCGAGAGACAAATCGGAATTCCAATGATCAGAAGCAAGTATAAGAAACCTGATCCTTTAGCGTTTAAAGAAGCACTATATGCTCTTGGGACAAATGTTAACAATACCGTAGTTATAGGTGATCGTATCCTAACTGATATTATAGGGGCTAATAATATTGGAATGATATCAATTTTAGTTAAGCCTATAAACTGGAAACTAGATCCAGTACTGATGGTAACTATCCCAAGGATTTTTGAACAAATACTGGTCAAAATTATAAAATATTTCGTTAATATTAATAAAAATGAAATTAAATAG
- a CDS encoding glycosyltransferase family 39 protein produces the protein MIKSTYRLPINATWAALIILFGVAVYFRLYDLGGRDLWTDEAWLALAAMQPSALAALAARQSTPPFYLLSVWGAVQLWGHSELVLRGLSFLFGVGTLVVVWRLGRALLEGPAALLALAAVAFSPIMVYYSKELKQYSGDAFFAILAVWLAERLRTSQGERGWLVLALAGVVGLGFSHALIFTLPVVGVVLWAALPPGHRGRLALVGGAWVLAFAIYYIVFFRREIDPGLMAYWAQDFPNLSGVAPFFKWLGPALYRYFWYFLGEWGVFWGPVLLAAGVVALIHQNRGKFLWYLAGPLLLAFGAACLHRYPFMAHYGGNRLMLFSAPFLYLTVAAGSWAVFAWLWHRRQRWLALVLTVAFLVALNPRAGLRENLYPLNNREEIQPLVTHLEANLKPRDLVYVYYFAVAPFKYYYRGPAAGVCWGQSCIEKGLDTTESDGASPQRLWLIASHIPDLNFLRQFAANLLGPDWREAACLTRVGAVLLRFDRQNQPAAAKTPTGPSTPPESGAPDQSTGTAYKSTPGRLHP, from the coding sequence TTGATCAAGAGCACTTATCGTCTACCCATTAACGCCACCTGGGCGGCCCTGATTATCCTCTTTGGTGTGGCGGTCTATTTCCGTCTCTATGACTTGGGGGGCCGGGACCTGTGGACCGATGAGGCCTGGTTGGCTCTGGCGGCCATGCAGCCCAGCGCCCTGGCCGCCCTGGCCGCGAGGCAGTCCACCCCGCCCTTTTATTTGCTGAGCGTGTGGGGCGCGGTGCAGCTCTGGGGCCACAGTGAACTGGTGCTCCGGGGGCTCTCCTTTCTGTTTGGCGTCGGCACCCTTGTGGTCGTCTGGCGGCTCGGCCGTGCTCTCTTGGAAGGTCCGGCCGCGCTGCTGGCCCTGGCCGCAGTGGCCTTCTCCCCCATCATGGTCTACTATTCCAAGGAACTCAAGCAGTATAGCGGGGACGCCTTTTTTGCCATCCTGGCGGTTTGGCTGGCGGAACGTCTGCGAACCTCCCAGGGTGAGCGAGGCTGGCTGGTCCTGGCCCTGGCTGGGGTAGTTGGTTTGGGCTTTTCGCACGCCCTGATTTTCACCTTGCCGGTAGTGGGGGTGGTCTTGTGGGCCGCCCTGCCCCCGGGCCATAGAGGCCGTCTGGCCCTGGTGGGCGGGGCCTGGGTCCTGGCCTTCGCCATCTACTATATCGTGTTTTTTCGGCGGGAGATAGACCCCGGACTGATGGCGTATTGGGCCCAGGACTTCCCGAATCTTTCCGGGGTGGCGCCATTTTTTAAATGGCTGGGGCCAGCTCTCTACCGCTATTTCTGGTATTTCCTGGGTGAGTGGGGGGTATTCTGGGGGCCGGTTTTGCTGGCGGCCGGCGTGGTCGCGTTAATCCACCAGAACCGTGGTAAGTTCTTATGGTACTTGGCGGGGCCGCTGCTGCTGGCCTTCGGGGCCGCCTGCCTGCACCGTTATCCGTTCATGGCCCACTACGGCGGCAACCGCCTGATGTTGTTCAGCGCCCCGTTTCTCTATCTGACCGTAGCGGCAGGGAGTTGGGCTGTGTTCGCCTGGCTCTGGCATCGGCGCCAACGCTGGCTGGCCCTGGTCCTGACCGTAGCGTTCCTGGTGGCCCTCAACCCGCGGGCCGGGCTCCGTGAAAACCTTTATCCCCTCAATAACCGGGAAGAGATCCAACCCCTGGTGACCCACCTGGAAGCCAACCTCAAACCCCGGGATCTGGTTTACGTCTATTATTTTGCGGTGGCGCCCTTCAAATACTATTACCGGGGACCAGCTGCCGGGGTCTGTTGGGGTCAATCCTGCATAGAAAAGGGGCTGGACACTACGGAGTCAGACGGAGCCTCTCCCCAGAGGCTCTGGCTCATTGCCTCCCACATTCCGGACCTGAATTTTCTGCGCCAGTTCGCCGCCAACCTCTTGGGCCCGGACTGGCGGGAAGCTGCTTGCCTCACCCGCGTTGGCGCAGTATTGCTCAGGTTTGACCGGCAGAACCAGCCGGCGGCCGCTAAAACCCCGACCGGCCCTTCAACACCGCCTGAATCCGGCGCTCCAGATCAGTCAACCGGTACGGCTTATAAATCAACCCCAGGGCGCCTTCATCCTTGA
- a CDS encoding DUF721 domain-containing protein: MTFYEFIKTENRKQVRCLMAKRPKLPRPVPVKEVVQGILSPGDKDDLELRQHIRRVWEKAIPAALLAHSRLVDLRRKELWVEVSDSPWSQELQFLKPKILAALEQALGPGKVKDLRVRIGQFS; this comes from the coding sequence ATGACTTTTTACGAGTTCATCAAAACTGAAAACCGAAAACAGGTGCGGTGTCTCATGGCCAAACGCCCCAAGTTGCCCCGGCCGGTGCCGGTCAAAGAGGTGGTCCAGGGGATTTTGTCCCCCGGCGACAAAGACGACCTGGAACTGCGCCAGCATATCCGTCGGGTCTGGGAAAAGGCGATCCCGGCCGCGCTCTTGGCGCATTCCCGGCTGGTGGACCTGCGCCGCAAGGAACTCTGGGTGGAAGTCAGCGACAGCCCCTGGAGCCAGGAACTGCAATTCCTGAAGCCGAAAATCCTGGCAGCCCTGGAGCAAGCCCTGGGACCCGGCAAGGTCAAAGACCTGCGGGTCCGGATAGGGCAGTTCTCATAG
- a CDS encoding thioredoxin family protein: MMQKPNCGKILILLLVGWMWLAPVLPARAQSLAARTALPVLLEFDRKFCPICRASEIVILAVKEEYPGQFQVRKLYMDEDEAWFRRFKVAIVPSQVFLDPAGQEVYRHEGVFKKEDLIQKLRELKFIGD, encoded by the coding sequence ATGATGCAGAAACCAAACTGCGGCAAAATCTTGATCCTATTGCTGGTGGGGTGGATGTGGCTGGCTCCGGTGCTTCCGGCGCGGGCCCAGAGTCTGGCGGCCCGGACAGCCCTGCCGGTGTTGCTGGAGTTCGACCGTAAATTCTGCCCCATCTGCCGGGCGTCGGAAATCGTGATTCTGGCCGTCAAGGAGGAGTATCCCGGACAGTTCCAGGTGCGGAAACTCTATATGGATGAGGACGAAGCCTGGTTTCGCCGGTTTAAAGTGGCCATCGTGCCTTCCCAGGTGTTTTTGGACCCTGCGGGCCAGGAAGTCTACCGCCACGAAGGTGTCTTCAAGAAGGAAGACTTGATCCAGAAACTGCGAGAGTTGAAGTTTATCGGGGATTAA
- a CDS encoding pyridoxal phosphate-dependent aminotransferase, with the protein MEKLEIENGKQETPTMAISARIRAAMQNSSWIRRMFEEGAELKARLGPDRVYDFTLGNPDLEPPPRLKEELVKVAADLRPGLHSYMPNAGLLNTRQALADMLCRHHGLEFKAQDLILTCGAAGGLNVVLKALLDPGDEVLILAPYFPEYLFYADNHGGIARVVETDENFEIDLYRLGEALSPRTRAVIINSPNNPTGQMYDAATLKELGRFLAHHAGRHGRPVYLVADEPYRHIVYDGMEVPSVFAAYPNTLLVTSFSKDLSIPGERLGYIAVSPKATGRGELEGAMVLANRILGFVNAPALMQRLVANLTEVTLDITPYARRRDLLCDLLAGAGYKFLKPKGAFYLFPQAPGGDDLSFVAALKEENILAVPGRGFGRAGYFRLAFCVPEQVIQAAAPGFARTKQKLVG; encoded by the coding sequence ATGGAAAAATTAGAAATCGAAAACGGCAAACAGGAAACCCCAACCATGGCCATTTCCGCCCGCATCAGAGCTGCAATGCAAAACTCCTCCTGGATCAGGCGCATGTTCGAAGAGGGCGCTGAACTCAAGGCTCGCCTGGGGCCGGACCGGGTCTATGATTTCACCCTGGGCAATCCCGATTTGGAGCCGCCGCCCCGGCTCAAAGAGGAACTGGTCAAAGTGGCCGCGGACCTGCGTCCCGGCCTACACAGTTATATGCCCAACGCCGGGCTCCTTAATACCCGTCAGGCCCTGGCTGACATGCTCTGCCGGCACCACGGCCTGGAATTCAAGGCCCAGGACCTGATCCTCACCTGCGGGGCCGCCGGCGGGCTCAACGTCGTCCTCAAGGCCTTGCTGGACCCGGGGGATGAAGTCCTGATTCTGGCCCCCTATTTTCCCGAATACCTGTTTTATGCCGATAACCACGGCGGCATTGCCCGGGTGGTGGAAACGGACGAGAACTTTGAGATCGATCTGTACCGCCTGGGTGAGGCCTTAAGCCCCCGGACCCGGGCGGTGATCATCAATTCCCCCAATAACCCCACCGGCCAGATGTACGACGCCGCCACCTTGAAAGAGTTGGGGCGGTTTTTGGCCCACCACGCCGGGCGCCACGGCCGGCCGGTTTACCTGGTCGCGGATGAGCCTTACCGGCACATAGTCTATGACGGCATGGAGGTCCCCAGCGTCTTTGCGGCCTACCCCAACACCCTGCTGGTCACCTCATTTTCCAAGGACCTGTCCATCCCCGGGGAGCGCCTGGGCTATATCGCCGTGAGCCCCAAGGCCACCGGCCGCGGTGAACTGGAAGGCGCCATGGTGCTGGCCAACCGCATCCTGGGATTTGTCAACGCCCCGGCCTTGATGCAGCGGCTGGTAGCGAACTTGACCGAAGTGACGTTGGATATCACCCCTTACGCCCGGCGCCGGGACCTCCTCTGCGACCTCCTCGCCGGCGCGGGCTATAAATTCCTCAAGCCCAAGGGCGCCTTCTATCTCTTCCCCCAGGCCCCCGGCGGGGATGACTTAAGCTTCGTGGCGGCCCTCAAGGAAGAAAATATTTTGGCGGTGCCGGGGCGAGGTTTTGGCCGGGCCGGCTATTTCCGCCTGGCCTTCTGCGTGCCTGAGCAGGTCATCCAGGCCGCAGCCCCCGGTTTTGCCCGGACTAAACAAAAATTGGTGGGATAA